In Gloeomargarita sp. SRBZ-1_bins_9, a genomic segment contains:
- a CDS encoding NfeD family protein — protein sequence MFPIYLFFAIVGGALMLLSLWQGDWDVDADGELDLPWGDVPFFSLRFWVFGGGMFGLTGLILTWSGRGFWTTLIGALLTGWTTGWLVTLLLGRLRRHTPNSLITPDDLIGCTGTVELPFDRHQPGRVRLSLKGRQVEYPARTPSDTPLQWGQSIVVVDVQGNFVEVVPQGVDNPESDLLD from the coding sequence ATGTTTCCTATTTATCTCTTCTTTGCCATAGTGGGCGGCGCCCTCATGCTCCTGAGCCTATGGCAGGGGGACTGGGATGTTGATGCCGACGGCGAACTCGACCTCCCCTGGGGCGATGTCCCCTTTTTCAGCCTGCGGTTTTGGGTTTTTGGGGGCGGCATGTTTGGTCTCACGGGATTGATCCTCACCTGGAGCGGCAGAGGGTTTTGGACCACTCTTATCGGGGCGCTGCTTACCGGTTGGACCACCGGTTGGCTGGTGACCCTACTGCTAGGCCGCTTGCGGCGTCATACCCCCAATAGCCTCATTACCCCTGACGACCTCATTGGTTGTACCGGCACCGTGGAGCTACCCTTTGACCGCCATCAGCCTGGTCGCGTGCGCCTGAGTCTCAAGGGTCGTCAGGTGGAATATCCCGCCCGCACCCCCAGCGACACCCCCCTGCAATGGGGCCAAAGCATCGTTGTGGTGGACGTTCAAGGCAATTTTGTGGAAGTTGTGCCCCAGGGGGTTGACAATCCCGAATCAGACTTGCTAGATTGA
- a CDS encoding peptidylprolyl isomerase → MPGKSIAVWEGNMQLFRSVRWLVGLVLILILWMPTMPGYAAGGLLVARNPVTDPKAILRHALPVDEPHIRQIESRLEDIRDQLKAKRWRAIANDVKTAQQILAEHRQDILTQVAPENQAPAQALLDHIAADLDELNEAVRDRNRNVVLDTQADLLDHVGAVEALMVREFPFAIPEAYRHLPQLLGRATVRIRTNKGDLIAVLDGYNAPITAGNFLDLVQQHFYDHLPFTRAEESFVVQAGDPPGEADGYMDPRTGTVRRIPLEIRVEGDPAPLYGTTLEAAGRYLEKPVLPFAAYGTLAMARSESDPNSASSQFFFLRFENELTPPGINLLDGRYAVFGYLIDGEDVLEKIRPGDEIQTIEILDGAEHLVNATPLASPSAAALEPLIVTPPF, encoded by the coding sequence ATGCCAGGTAAATCCATTGCTGTCTGGGAAGGGAACATGCAATTGTTTCGCTCCGTGCGTTGGCTCGTTGGTCTGGTGCTGATCTTGATTCTGTGGATGCCGACCATGCCCGGATATGCCGCCGGTGGCTTACTGGTGGCCCGCAATCCCGTCACCGACCCCAAAGCCATCCTCCGGCACGCCCTCCCCGTAGATGAACCCCATATCCGGCAAATCGAAAGTCGCCTCGAGGACATCCGCGACCAGCTGAAAGCCAAACGGTGGCGAGCCATCGCCAATGACGTCAAAACCGCCCAGCAGATTTTAGCAGAGCATCGCCAGGACATCCTGACCCAGGTCGCGCCGGAAAACCAAGCCCCAGCCCAAGCCCTACTCGACCACATCGCCGCCGATCTGGATGAATTGAATGAAGCTGTGAGGGACCGCAACCGCAATGTCGTCCTAGACACTCAGGCCGACCTACTTGACCATGTGGGCGCAGTCGAAGCCCTGATGGTGCGGGAATTCCCCTTTGCGATTCCCGAGGCATACCGGCATTTACCCCAACTTTTGGGCCGCGCTACCGTTCGCATCCGCACCAACAAAGGCGACCTGATAGCCGTCTTAGATGGCTATAACGCCCCTATTACCGCCGGCAATTTCCTGGACCTGGTCCAGCAGCACTTCTACGACCACCTACCCTTTACCCGGGCCGAGGAATCCTTTGTGGTCCAAGCCGGTGACCCCCCCGGGGAGGCCGATGGCTACATGGACCCCCGCACCGGCACCGTGCGGCGCATCCCCCTAGAAATCCGCGTGGAAGGGGACCCGGCCCCCCTATACGGTACCACCCTAGAGGCCGCCGGTCGTTACCTGGAAAAACCCGTTTTGCCCTTTGCCGCCTACGGCACCCTGGCCATGGCCCGCAGCGAATCCGACCCCAACAGTGCCTCCTCCCAATTTTTCTTCCTGCGGTTTGAAAACGAACTCACCCCACCCGGGATCAACTTACTCGATGGGCGTTATGCCGTTTTCGGTTACCTGATAGACGGGGAAGACGTCCTAGAAAAAATCCGCCCCGGTGACGAAATCCAAACCATCGAGATTCTTGACGGGGCTGAGCACTTGGTGAATGCTACCCCCTTAGCATCCCCGAGTGCTGCCGCCCTAGAACCCCTGATCGTCACACCTCCCTTCTAA
- a CDS encoding MoxR family ATPase: MREHPIAQLMANITSVFLGKPQVVERVLTAVVAGGHVLIEDVPGVGKTTLAQAMARSIGGKFQRIQFTSDLLPADILGVTIFDRNQSQFVFRPGPIFANVILADEINRTSPRTQSALLEAMAERRVSLDDQTYELPQPFIVLATQNPIEYHGTYPLPESQLDRFLMRLSIGYPDREIEKKLLLNRQQAEPVDQLQAVLSLEELLALQAQVDQVRLEESLVDYMLQVVAATRTSPLLRAGVSTRGALAWARAAKARALVQGRTYCVPDDVTELMLPVLAHRLSLGGVGQDLQSHRQESEAILRDLAAEIPVPV, from the coding sequence ATGAGGGAACACCCCATTGCCCAATTGATGGCCAATATCACGTCGGTATTTTTGGGCAAACCCCAGGTGGTGGAGCGGGTGCTGACGGCGGTGGTCGCGGGGGGACATGTTCTCATCGAGGACGTGCCGGGGGTGGGGAAAACGACGCTGGCCCAGGCGATGGCCCGCAGCATTGGGGGGAAGTTTCAACGGATTCAATTTACCAGTGATTTGCTGCCGGCGGATATTTTGGGGGTGACGATTTTTGACCGGAATCAATCCCAATTTGTGTTTCGCCCTGGCCCCATTTTTGCCAATGTGATCCTGGCGGATGAAATTAACCGCACCTCTCCCCGCACCCAGAGCGCTCTGCTGGAGGCGATGGCGGAACGCCGGGTGTCGTTGGATGACCAGACCTATGAGCTGCCCCAACCCTTTATCGTCCTGGCTACCCAAAATCCCATTGAATACCACGGGACCTATCCGCTGCCGGAAAGCCAACTGGATCGGTTTTTGATGCGGCTGTCGATTGGCTACCCGGACCGGGAGATTGAAAAGAAATTACTCCTGAATCGGCAGCAGGCGGAGCCGGTGGACCAGTTACAGGCGGTGCTGTCGCTGGAGGAATTGCTGGCGCTGCAGGCCCAGGTGGACCAGGTGCGGCTGGAGGAATCCCTGGTGGATTACATGCTGCAGGTGGTGGCGGCAACCCGGACATCGCCTTTGCTACGGGCGGGGGTATCCACTCGGGGGGCGCTGGCTTGGGCCCGGGCGGCCAAGGCGCGGGCGTTGGTGCAGGGGCGGACCTACTGCGTGCCAGACGATGTGACGGAACTGATGCTGCCGGTGCTGGCCCACCGCTTGTCCCTAGGAGGGGTGGGGCAAGACCTTCAGAGTCATCGCCAGGAGTCGGAGGCCATCCTGCGGGATTTGGCAGCAGAAATTCCGGTGCCAGTTTAG
- the alaS gene encoding alanine--tRNA ligase: protein MRWTGDRIRQTFLEFYAQRQHRVLPSASLIPSDPTVLLTIAGMLPFKPVFLGQQPAPAPRVTTAQRCLRTNDIDNVGRTPRHHTFFEMLGNFSFGDYFKKEAIAWAWELVTRVYGLPPEHLAVSVYEGDPETVTLWQEVVGLPAERIQKMGAQDNFWAAGPTGPCGPCSEIYYDFAPEKGPVDLRDDDRFVEIYNLVFMEFNRDAAGHLTPLAAKNIDTGMGLERLARILQDVPSNFETDLLFPLIQRTADWLPLTYPPTDSGQQRSLHIIADHMRAVVHLIADGVIPSNVRRGYVLRRLIRRLVHHGRLLGLRRPFTAELAQTAIDLAAPAYPHLRERQTVIQTELDREERQFLKTLDVGEQLLLAVIAQKPPVISGKVAFDLATTYGFPVELTAEIAAEQGLGVDLASYEQEMAQHRALSREGQTQADVLADQQWTDLAQELGATVFTGYLNISGLTTVQAIVQGGERVSRCDAQAGTVLVVLQETPFYAEGGGQVGDTGYLTSPDGHMRFRVTDVQKKADLWVHYGQVEQGELAVGMAVQAQVDRWQRHRTQAHHTATHLLQAALQKCLDPHIAQAGSLVTPERLRFDFNYPRPLTPVQLQTIEWQINQWIAEAHPAQVLILPLAEAKARGAIAMFGEKYSDPVRVIDIPGVSMELCGGTHVRNTQEIGLFKIVAETGIASGIRRIEAVAGLALLDYLNRQERVVKDLTDLFKVKPEEIVDRVRDLQQDLKAKDKQIEQLHTQLARAQALPLLGSAETINGYRLLVGQLGQVEGEALKTVAQELLQKLGPGAVVLGAVPAPDKVTLVAAFSPEVVQLGLQAGKVVGELAKTCGGGGGGRPNLAQAGGKDPQGLPRALEQARQLLRQKLTS, encoded by the coding sequence ATGCGCTGGACCGGTGACCGGATTCGTCAGACATTTTTAGAGTTTTACGCCCAGCGGCAGCACCGGGTGTTGCCCAGCGCCTCCTTGATTCCCAGCGACCCAACCGTGTTGCTGACCATTGCCGGGATGTTGCCCTTCAAGCCGGTGTTTTTGGGGCAGCAACCGGCACCGGCTCCCCGGGTGACCACCGCCCAGCGCTGTTTACGCACCAACGACATTGACAACGTGGGCCGCACTCCCCGCCACCACACTTTCTTTGAAATGCTGGGCAATTTCAGCTTCGGCGACTACTTCAAAAAGGAAGCGATTGCCTGGGCTTGGGAGCTAGTGACCCGGGTATATGGTCTCCCCCCGGAGCACCTGGCGGTGAGTGTTTACGAAGGCGACCCGGAGACCGTGACCCTCTGGCAGGAAGTGGTGGGGCTACCGGCCGAGCGCATCCAGAAAATGGGGGCGCAAGACAACTTCTGGGCAGCCGGGCCGACCGGTCCCTGTGGACCCTGCTCCGAAATTTACTATGACTTTGCCCCGGAAAAAGGGCCGGTGGACCTAAGGGACGACGACCGCTTCGTCGAGATTTACAACCTGGTGTTTATGGAATTCAACCGGGATGCGGCGGGGCACCTGACCCCCCTGGCGGCTAAAAACATTGACACCGGCATGGGTCTCGAGCGCCTGGCCCGCATTCTCCAGGACGTGCCCAGCAACTTTGAGACCGACCTGCTGTTTCCTTTAATCCAACGCACCGCCGACTGGCTGCCTCTGACCTATCCCCCCACCGACTCTGGCCAACAGCGCTCCCTGCACATCATTGCCGACCACATGCGGGCCGTGGTACATCTGATTGCTGACGGGGTGATTCCCAGCAATGTACGGCGGGGCTATGTTTTGCGGCGGCTAATCCGGCGCCTGGTGCACCACGGCCGTCTGCTGGGCTTGCGACGACCCTTTACCGCCGAGCTAGCCCAGACCGCCATTGACCTAGCCGCCCCGGCCTATCCCCACCTGCGGGAGCGCCAAACCGTCATCCAAACCGAACTGGATCGAGAAGAGCGCCAGTTTCTCAAAACCTTGGATGTGGGCGAGCAGTTGTTGCTGGCGGTCATTGCCCAAAAACCCCCCGTCATCAGCGGCAAAGTGGCCTTCGACCTGGCCACAACCTACGGCTTTCCGGTGGAGCTGACGGCGGAAATAGCCGCAGAACAGGGGCTAGGGGTGGACCTGGCCAGTTACGAGCAGGAAATGGCCCAGCATCGGGCGCTTTCCCGGGAAGGGCAGACCCAGGCGGATGTGCTGGCCGACCAGCAGTGGACCGACCTGGCCCAGGAACTAGGTGCCACCGTCTTTACCGGCTATCTCAACATCAGCGGCCTCACCACCGTGCAGGCCATTGTCCAGGGGGGCGAGCGGGTCAGTCGCTGCGATGCCCAGGCAGGAACAGTGCTGGTGGTTCTCCAAGAAACCCCCTTTTACGCCGAAGGGGGCGGTCAAGTGGGGGACACCGGTTACCTGACCAGTCCCGATGGCCACATGCGCTTTCGGGTCACCGACGTACAGAAAAAAGCCGACCTGTGGGTCCACTACGGCCAGGTAGAGCAGGGGGAATTAGCCGTCGGCATGGCCGTCCAAGCCCAAGTGGACCGTTGGCAACGCCATCGCACCCAAGCCCACCACACCGCTACCCACCTGTTGCAGGCGGCCCTGCAAAAGTGCCTTGACCCCCACATTGCCCAGGCCGGTTCCCTGGTGACCCCCGAGCGGTTGCGCTTTGACTTCAACTACCCCCGTCCCCTGACCCCGGTGCAACTGCAAACCATTGAGTGGCAAATCAACCAGTGGATTGCCGAGGCCCATCCCGCCCAGGTTTTGATCCTACCCCTAGCCGAGGCCAAAGCCCGGGGCGCCATCGCCATGTTTGGGGAAAAATACAGCGACCCGGTGCGAGTCATTGACATCCCCGGCGTTTCCATGGAACTCTGTGGCGGCACCCATGTGCGCAACACCCAGGAAATCGGCCTATTTAAAATCGTGGCAGAAACGGGCATTGCCAGTGGCATTCGCCGGATTGAAGCCGTAGCGGGGCTGGCCTTGCTGGACTACCTCAACCGCCAAGAGCGCGTCGTCAAAGACCTCACCGACCTCTTCAAGGTGAAGCCCGAGGAGATTGTCGACCGAGTGCGGGACCTGCAACAGGACCTCAAGGCCAAAGACAAACAGATCGAGCAATTGCACACCCAACTGGCCCGCGCCCAAGCCCTGCCACTTTTAGGGAGCGCCGAAACCATCAACGGCTACCGCCTGCTGGTGGGGCAACTGGGCCAGGTCGAGGGGGAAGCCCTAAAAACGGTTGCCCAAGAACTGTTGCAGAAACTGGGTCCCGGCGCCGTTGTCTTAGGTGCAGTGCCTGCCCCCGACAAAGTCACCCTAGTGGCTGCCTTCAGCCCCGAGGTGGTGCAGTTGGGGTTACAGGCCGGCAAGGTGGTAGGAGAGCTGGCGAAAACCTGTGGTGGCGGGGGTGGCGGTCGCCCTAACCTTGCCCAAGCCGGTGGCAAAGACCCCCAAGGACTCCCCCGCGCCCTAGAACAGGCCCGTCAGCTCCTGCGCCAGAAACTGACCTCCTAA
- a CDS encoding NAD(P)H-quinone oxidoreductase subunit 4, producing the protein MNTQIPWLTLAVLVPWGAALLFPFLPGKSGRAARWVALSVALVDLAILVTGLWLGYDPQVPGYQLVEQWSWWPQLGWQWALGVDGLSLPLLVLGALVTTLAMAAAWRVQHRPRLFYALMLVLYGAQLGVFAAKDVLLFFLMWELELVPVYLLIAIWGGSQRQYAATKFLLYTALGSVLILVGGLVLAHRAGSWDMALLAQYPWPLEIAIAVYLMFLVAFGVKLPVFPLHTWLPFAHTEAPAPVSMVLAGVLLKLGGYGLLRLNGQLLPLAHQVLAPMLVVLGVINILYGALTAYSQEHLKKRLAYSSISHMGFVLVGLGVWNAWGLQGALLQMVSHGLIAAALFFLAGVTYERTHTLAMGELGGLAAVAPRVFALFTAASFASLALPGMSGFISELSVFLGLADSWYQGGFKALVLGLTAIGVILTPLYLLDSLRRVFYGPKGAAAWAGGDANPRELFIALSLLVPVLLVGVYPRAVSEWWNPMMTQLAQWGRPALVSTMDAQGVGLVHRE; encoded by the coding sequence ATGAACACGCAGATTCCGTGGTTGACGCTGGCGGTGCTGGTTCCCTGGGGGGCGGCGCTGCTGTTTCCGTTTTTACCGGGCAAATCGGGACGGGCCGCGCGTTGGGTGGCTTTAAGTGTGGCGTTGGTGGACCTGGCTATCCTGGTGACGGGGTTGTGGTTGGGTTATGACCCGCAGGTGCCGGGTTATCAGTTGGTGGAGCAGTGGTCCTGGTGGCCGCAGTTGGGTTGGCAGTGGGCGCTAGGGGTAGATGGGTTGTCCCTGCCGTTGCTGGTGCTGGGGGCGTTGGTGACGACGTTGGCCATGGCCGCAGCCTGGCGGGTGCAACACCGGCCCCGGTTGTTTTATGCCCTGATGCTGGTGCTGTACGGGGCGCAGTTGGGGGTGTTTGCCGCTAAGGATGTGCTGCTGTTTTTCCTGATGTGGGAGCTGGAGCTGGTACCGGTTTACCTGCTCATTGCTATTTGGGGGGGGAGTCAGCGGCAGTACGCGGCAACCAAATTCCTGCTTTACACGGCGCTGGGGTCGGTGTTGATCCTGGTGGGGGGATTGGTGCTGGCACATAGGGCCGGTTCTTGGGATATGGCGCTGCTGGCCCAGTACCCCTGGCCGTTGGAGATCGCTATTGCGGTGTATCTGATGTTTTTGGTGGCCTTTGGGGTGAAGTTGCCGGTGTTTCCCCTGCATACCTGGCTGCCTTTTGCCCACACGGAGGCGCCGGCCCCGGTTTCTATGGTGTTGGCAGGGGTGTTGCTGAAGTTGGGGGGCTATGGGTTGCTGCGGTTGAACGGGCAACTGCTGCCGTTGGCCCATCAGGTGCTGGCGCCGATGCTGGTGGTGCTGGGGGTGATCAATATCCTGTACGGGGCGTTGACGGCCTACAGCCAAGAGCACCTGAAAAAACGGCTGGCCTATTCGTCCATCTCCCACATGGGCTTTGTGCTGGTGGGGTTGGGGGTGTGGAATGCCTGGGGCCTGCAGGGGGCGCTGCTGCAAATGGTCTCCCATGGGTTGATTGCGGCGGCGCTGTTTTTCCTGGCGGGGGTGACCTACGAGCGCACCCACACCCTGGCGATGGGGGAACTGGGGGGCCTGGCGGCGGTGGCACCGCGGGTTTTTGCCCTGTTTACGGCGGCCAGTTTTGCGTCGTTGGCCCTGCCGGGGATGAGCGGCTTTATCAGTGAGCTGTCGGTGTTTCTGGGGTTGGCGGACAGTTGGTACCAGGGCGGATTTAAGGCGCTGGTGCTGGGGTTGACGGCGATCGGGGTGATTCTTACGCCCTTGTATTTGCTGGATAGCCTGCGGCGGGTGTTCTACGGGCCGAAGGGGGCAGCCGCTTGGGCCGGTGGTGATGCTAACCCCCGGGAGTTGTTCATTGCCCTGAGTCTGTTGGTACCGGTGCTGCTGGTGGGGGTCTATCCCCGGGCCGTGAGCGAGTGGTGGAATCCCATGATGACGCAATTGGCCCAATGGGGACGCCCGGCCCTAGTCTCGACGATGGACGCGCAGGGTGTTGGCCTGGTCCACCGGGAGTAG